In one Dunckerocampus dactyliophorus isolate RoL2022-P2 chromosome 9, RoL_Ddac_1.1, whole genome shotgun sequence genomic region, the following are encoded:
- the LOC129187212 gene encoding protein starmaker-like isoform X3 — MVQTCCVINCHNRSRDRFGNKKDGGRFFSFPTWKQSQGAVICELTKRRRMAWIAAVRRPNITFNAITRHMLVCSRHFHTGRPANEMDESHPDWAPSLHLGHTEVKAADNERLQITLHEEELSPTRQENERLRQQLEDVCKTQVVLHVEDTQQLIDRQEECPPQPQWGQHPMKEEEEEPQPTFVKKQEDNLSIAQVGEHLLGPDEANLARLPLTGVSVKTQDHEDKPPESSQLHHHPRSQADNLLAPLSDSDDTTSHSPEDEDRDYNQESLSSDCEGRPANEMDESHPDWAPSLHLGHTEVKAADNERLQITLHEEELSPTREENERLRQQLEDVCKTQVVLHVEDTKQLIDRQEECPPQPQWGQQPIKEEEEEPQSPYIKEEEEEPEPHFVKVQVEEDNLSMRQQGECLLGPEKTDLSRLPLTGVSVKTQDHEDKPPESSQLHHHPTSQADNLLAPLSDSDNTTSHSPEDEDRDYNQESVSSDTDCEVHKNLPQ, encoded by the exons ATGGTGCAAACGTGTTGTGTTATCAACTGCCACAATCGTTCACGCGATCGCTTCGGGAATAAAAAGGATGGGGggagatttttctcatttccGACGTGGAAGCAAAGCCAAGGAGCTGTGATCTGTGAGCTAACAAAGAGACGCCGAATGGCCTGGATAGCAGCCGTGAGACGACCAAACATCACTTTCAACGCCATCACCCGAcacatgttggtgtgttcacGGCATTTTCACACTG ggaGACCTGCTaatgaaatggatgaaagcCATCCAGACTGGGCACCCTCATTACATCTCGGACACACGGAGGTGAAAGCTGCAGATAACGAGAGACTACAGATAACATtgcacgaggaggaactttctccaacaagacaggagaacgagcgactacGACAACAACTGGAAGATGTTTGCAAGACTCAAGTTGTGCTGCACGTTGAAG acaccCAGCAACTGATTGATCGTCAAGAAGAATGTCCACCTCAGCCACAGTGGGGGCAACATCCTatgaaagaggaagaggaggagccacagccaaCCTTTGTTAAAAAGCAAGAGGACAATCTCTCGATCGCTCAGGTGGGAGAGCATCTTCTAGGGCCAGATGAGGCTAATCTCGCCAgattgccactgactggtgtctctgtgaagacccaagaccatgaagacaaaccacctgagtcctcacagcttcatcatcatccaagatcacaagcagacaacctcttagctccactgtcagatagtgacgacacaacgtcacactctcctgaagaTGAAGACAGGGACTACAACCAGGAATCTTTGAGCAGcgactgtgaag ggaGACCTGCTaatgaaatggatgaaagcCATCCAGACTGGGCACCCTCATTACATCTCGGACACACGGAGGTGAAAGCTGCAGATAACGAGAGACTACAGATAACATtgcacgaggaggaactttctccaacaagagaggagaacgagcgactacGACAACAACTGGAAGATGTTTGCAAGACTCAAGTTGTGCTGCACGTTGAAG acaccAAGCAGCTGATTGATCGTCAAGAAGAATGCCCCCCTCAGCCACAGTGGGGGCAACAGcctattaaagaggaagaggaggagccacagtccccttacattaaagaggaagaggaggagccagagCCCCACTTTGTTAAAGTACAGGTAGAAGAGGACAATCTTTCAATGCGTCAGCAGGGAGAGTGTCTTCTAGGGCCAGAGAAGACTGATCTCTccaggttgccactgactggtgtctctgtgaagacccaagaccatgaagacaaaccacccgaGTCCTCTCAGCTTCATCATCATCCaacatcacaagcagacaacctcttagctccactgtcagatagtgacAACACAACGTCTCACTCTCCTGAAGATGAAGACAGGGACTACAACCAAGAATCTgtgagcagcgatacagactgtgaag tgcacAAAAATCTTCCACAATAA
- the LOC129187212 gene encoding zinc finger protein 436-like isoform X1 produces the protein MVQTCCVINCHNRSRDRFGNKKDGGRFFSFPTWKQSQGAVICELTKRRRMAWIAAVRRPNITFNAITRHMLVCSRHFHTGRPANEMDESHPDWAPSLHLGHTEVKAADNERLQITLHEEELSPTRQENERLRQQLEDVCKTQVVLHVEDTQQLIDRQEECPPQPQWGQHPMKEEEEEPQPTFVKKQEDNLSIAQVGEHLLGPDEANLARLPLTGVSVKTQDHEDKPPESSQLHHHPRSQADNLLAPLSDSDDTTSHSPEDEDRDYNQESLSSDCEGRPANEMDESHPDWAPSLHLGHTEVKAADNERLQITLHEEELSPTREENERLRQQLEDVCKTQVVLHVEDTKQLIDRQEECPPQPQWGQQPIKEEEEEPQSPYIKEEEEEPEPHFVKVQVEEDNLSMRQQGECLLGPEKTDLSRLPLTGVSVKTQDHEDKPPESSQLHHHPTSQADNLLAPLSDSDNTTSHSPEDEDRDYNQESVSSDTDCEGDMTTQTDNKHSECSKKKADKCFNCSVCDKSFFCKGYLTRHMRTHTGEKPFTCSDCGKSFARTAHLVSHMRIHTGEKPYSCSDCGKRFTQKVSMLSHMRTHTQEKPFSCSVCGKSFNHKFSMVEHMRTHTGEQRFSCSDCGKSFTKKSNMVEHMRTHTGEKPFTCSDCGKSFTKKSSMLLHMRTHSGEKPFTCSDCGKSLAHKFSLELHMRTHTGEKPFTCSYCGKSFTQKTNVVKHMRTHTGEKRFSCSDCGKRFTEKTNVVKHMRTHAGQMF, from the exons ATGGTGCAAACGTGTTGTGTTATCAACTGCCACAATCGTTCACGCGATCGCTTCGGGAATAAAAAGGATGGGGggagatttttctcatttccGACGTGGAAGCAAAGCCAAGGAGCTGTGATCTGTGAGCTAACAAAGAGACGCCGAATGGCCTGGATAGCAGCCGTGAGACGACCAAACATCACTTTCAACGCCATCACCCGAcacatgttggtgtgttcacGGCATTTTCACACTG ggaGACCTGCTaatgaaatggatgaaagcCATCCAGACTGGGCACCCTCATTACATCTCGGACACACGGAGGTGAAAGCTGCAGATAACGAGAGACTACAGATAACATtgcacgaggaggaactttctccaacaagacaggagaacgagcgactacGACAACAACTGGAAGATGTTTGCAAGACTCAAGTTGTGCTGCACGTTGAAG acaccCAGCAACTGATTGATCGTCAAGAAGAATGTCCACCTCAGCCACAGTGGGGGCAACATCCTatgaaagaggaagaggaggagccacagccaaCCTTTGTTAAAAAGCAAGAGGACAATCTCTCGATCGCTCAGGTGGGAGAGCATCTTCTAGGGCCAGATGAGGCTAATCTCGCCAgattgccactgactggtgtctctgtgaagacccaagaccatgaagacaaaccacctgagtcctcacagcttcatcatcatccaagatcacaagcagacaacctcttagctccactgtcagatagtgacgacacaacgtcacactctcctgaagaTGAAGACAGGGACTACAACCAGGAATCTTTGAGCAGcgactgtgaag ggaGACCTGCTaatgaaatggatgaaagcCATCCAGACTGGGCACCCTCATTACATCTCGGACACACGGAGGTGAAAGCTGCAGATAACGAGAGACTACAGATAACATtgcacgaggaggaactttctccaacaagagaggagaacgagcgactacGACAACAACTGGAAGATGTTTGCAAGACTCAAGTTGTGCTGCACGTTGAAG acaccAAGCAGCTGATTGATCGTCAAGAAGAATGCCCCCCTCAGCCACAGTGGGGGCAACAGcctattaaagaggaagaggaggagccacagtccccttacattaaagaggaagaggaggagccagagCCCCACTTTGTTAAAGTACAGGTAGAAGAGGACAATCTTTCAATGCGTCAGCAGGGAGAGTGTCTTCTAGGGCCAGAGAAGACTGATCTCTccaggttgccactgactggtgtctctgtgaagacccaagaccatgaagacaaaccacccgaGTCCTCTCAGCTTCATCATCATCCaacatcacaagcagacaacctcttagctccactgtcagatagtgacAACACAACGTCTCACTCTCCTGAAGATGAAGACAGGGACTACAACCAAGAATCTgtgagcagcgatacagactgtgaaggtgatatgacGACTCaaactgacaacaaacactctgaatgctCTAAAAAGAAGGCAGATAAATGTTTtaactgctcagtttgtgataaaagttttttttgtaagggttatttgactcgacacatgagaacacacacaggagaaaaaccgtttacttgctcagactgtggtaaaagtTTTGCACGAACAGCACATTTGGTATCGCAtatgagaatacacacaggagaaaaaccttatagttgctcagactgtggtaaacgcttcactcaAAAGGTAAGTATGTTATctcacatgagaacacacacacaagaaaaaccttttagttgctcagtctgCGGTAAAAGCTTCAATCACAAGTTCAGTATGGTagaacacatgagaacacacacgggcGAACAAcgttttagttgctcagactgtggtaaaagctTCACTAAGAAGTCTAATATGGTagaacacatgagaacacacacaggagaaaaaccttttacctgctcagactgtggtaaaagctTCACTAAAAAGTCAAGTATGTtattacacatgagaacgcattcaggagaaaaaccttttacctgctcagactgtggtaaaagtTTAGCACACAAGTTTAGTTTGGAATTGcatatgagaacacacacaggagaaaaaccttttacctgctcatactgtggtaaaagcttcactcaaaaaacaaatgtggtaaaacacatgagaacacacacgggagaaaaacgttttagttgctcagactgtggtaaacgtttcactgaaaaaacaaatgtggtaaaacacatgagaacacacgcAGGACAGATGTTTTAG
- the LOC129187218 gene encoding LOW QUALITY PROTEIN: oocyte zinc finger protein XlCOF6-like (The sequence of the model RefSeq protein was modified relative to this genomic sequence to represent the inferred CDS: inserted 2 bases in 1 codon), with protein MRTHTGEKPFSCSDCGKSFTQKVQLVSHMRTHTGEKPFTCSDCGKSFTLKVSMLKHMRTHTGEKHFICSDCGKSFSHKEDVRKHMRTHTGEKPFTCSDCGKSFTLKVNMVTHMRTHTGEKPYSCSDCGKSFTQKVSMLSHMRTHTVEKPFSCSVCGKSFNHKLSMGEHMRTHTGEQCFSCSDCGKSFTKKSNVVEHMRTHTGEKPFACSDCGKSFTKKSSIVSHMRTHSGEKPFTCSDCGKSFTQKSHVVKHMRTHTGEKPFSCSDCGKRFKHKVDVLKHMRTHTGXRRFSCTNCGDTFSRKSSLKRLM; from the exons atgagaacacacacaggagaaaaaccttttagttgctcagactgtggtaaaagctTTACTCAAAAGGTACAActggtatcacacatgagaacacacacaggagaaaaaccttttacctgctcagactgtggtaaaagctTCACTCTGAAAGTAAGTATGTtaaaacacatgagaacacatacgggagaaaaacattttatttgctcagactgtggtaaaagctTCAGTCATAAAGAAGATGTGAgaaaacacatgagaacacacacaggagaaaaaccttttacctgcTCAGACTGCGGTAAAAGCTTCACTCTGAAAGTAAATATggtaacacacatgagaacacatacaggagaaaaaccttatagttgctcagactgtggtaaaagctTCACTCAAAAGGTAAGTATgttatcacacatgagaacacacacagtagaaaaaccttttagttgctcagtctgTGGTAAAAGCTTCAATCACAAGTTAAGTATGGGtgaacacatgagaacacacacaggcgaACAAtgttttagttgctcagactgtggtaaaagctTCACTAAGAAGTCGAATGTAGTagaacacatgagaacgcacacaggagaaaaaccctttgcCTGCTCAGACTGCGGTAAAAGCTTCACTAAAAAGTCAAGTAtcgtatcacacatgagaacgcattcaggagaaaaaccttttacctgcTCAGACTGCGGTAAAAGCTTCACACAGAAATCACATGTAGtaaaacacatgagaacacacacgggagaaaaaccttttagttgctcagactgtggtaaacgtTTCAAACACAAAGTAGATGTGTtaaaacacatgagaacacacacagg cagacGATTTAGTTGCACAAATTGTGGTGATACATTTAGTCGAAAGTCCTCTCTGAAAAGACTCATGTAG
- the LOC129187212 gene encoding zinc finger protein 436-like isoform X2, translating into MVQTCCVINCHNRSRDRFGNKKDGGRFFSFPTWKQSQGAVICELTKRRRMAWIAAVRRPNITFNAITRHMLVCSRHFHTGRPANEMDESHPDWAPSLHLGHTEVKAADNERLQITLHEEELSPTREENERLRQQLEDVCKTQVVLHVEDTKQLIDRQEECPPQPQWGQQPIKEEEEEPQSPYIKEEEEEPEPHFVKVQVEEDNLSMRQQGECLLGPEKTDLSRLPLTGVSVKTQDHEDKPPESSQLHHHPTSQADNLLAPLSDSDNTTSHSPEDEDRDYNQESVSSDTDCEGDMTTQTDNKHSECSKKKADKCFNCSVCDKSFFCKGYLTRHMRTHTGEKPFTCSDCGKSFARTAHLVSHMRIHTGEKPYSCSDCGKRFTQKVSMLSHMRTHTQEKPFSCSVCGKSFNHKFSMVEHMRTHTGEQRFSCSDCGKSFTKKSNMVEHMRTHTGEKPFTCSDCGKSFTKKSSMLLHMRTHSGEKPFTCSDCGKSLAHKFSLELHMRTHTGEKPFTCSYCGKSFTQKTNVVKHMRTHTGEKRFSCSDCGKRFTEKTNVVKHMRTHAGQMF; encoded by the exons ATGGTGCAAACGTGTTGTGTTATCAACTGCCACAATCGTTCACGCGATCGCTTCGGGAATAAAAAGGATGGGGggagatttttctcatttccGACGTGGAAGCAAAGCCAAGGAGCTGTGATCTGTGAGCTAACAAAGAGACGCCGAATGGCCTGGATAGCAGCCGTGAGACGACCAAACATCACTTTCAACGCCATCACCCGAcacatgttggtgtgttcacGGCATTTTCACACTG ggaGACCTGCTaatgaaatggatgaaagcCATCCAGACTGGGCACCCTCATTACATCTCGGACACACGGAGGTGAAAGCTGCAGATAACGAGAGACTACAGATAACATtgcacgaggaggaactttctccaacaagagaggagaacgagcgactacGACAACAACTGGAAGATGTTTGCAAGACTCAAGTTGTGCTGCACGTTGAAG acaccAAGCAGCTGATTGATCGTCAAGAAGAATGCCCCCCTCAGCCACAGTGGGGGCAACAGcctattaaagaggaagaggaggagccacagtccccttacattaaagaggaagaggaggagccagagCCCCACTTTGTTAAAGTACAGGTAGAAGAGGACAATCTTTCAATGCGTCAGCAGGGAGAGTGTCTTCTAGGGCCAGAGAAGACTGATCTCTccaggttgccactgactggtgtctctgtgaagacccaagaccatgaagacaaaccacccgaGTCCTCTCAGCTTCATCATCATCCaacatcacaagcagacaacctcttagctccactgtcagatagtgacAACACAACGTCTCACTCTCCTGAAGATGAAGACAGGGACTACAACCAAGAATCTgtgagcagcgatacagactgtgaaggtgatatgacGACTCaaactgacaacaaacactctgaatgctCTAAAAAGAAGGCAGATAAATGTTTtaactgctcagtttgtgataaaagttttttttgtaagggttatttgactcgacacatgagaacacacacaggagaaaaaccgtttacttgctcagactgtggtaaaagtTTTGCACGAACAGCACATTTGGTATCGCAtatgagaatacacacaggagaaaaaccttatagttgctcagactgtggtaaacgcttcactcaAAAGGTAAGTATGTTATctcacatgagaacacacacacaagaaaaaccttttagttgctcagtctgCGGTAAAAGCTTCAATCACAAGTTCAGTATGGTagaacacatgagaacacacacgggcGAACAAcgttttagttgctcagactgtggtaaaagctTCACTAAGAAGTCTAATATGGTagaacacatgagaacacacacaggagaaaaaccttttacctgctcagactgtggtaaaagctTCACTAAAAAGTCAAGTATGTtattacacatgagaacgcattcaggagaaaaaccttttacctgctcagactgtggtaaaagtTTAGCACACAAGTTTAGTTTGGAATTGcatatgagaacacacacaggagaaaaaccttttacctgctcatactgtggtaaaagcttcactcaaaaaacaaatgtggtaaaacacatgagaacacacacgggagaaaaacgttttagttgctcagactgtggtaaacgtttcactgaaaaaacaaatgtggtaaaacacatgagaacacacgcAGGACAGATGTTTTAG
- the LOC129187215 gene encoding oocyte zinc finger protein XlCOF22-like yields MVQTCCVINCHNRSRDRFGNKKDGGRFFSFPTWKQSQGAVICELTKRRRMAWIAAVRRPNITFNAITRHMLVCSRHFHTGRPANEMDESHPDWAPSLHLGHTEVKPADNERLQITLHEEELSPTREENERLRQQLEDVCKTQVVLHVEDTQQLVGHQEECPPQPQRKQKPKEEEEEPQLPHIKEEEEEEPEPTHIKKEEESKPPYVKEEELSVTQEGECLLGPEEADLSRLPLTGVSVKSEDHEDKPQLHHSPSEEKREAEPSSSSSTQHMTTEADGDHCGGSQADNLLAPLSDSDDINSHSPEDEDRDYIQVSLSSDTDCEGDMTTHTDDKHSECSKKKTGKKTFKCSVCDKRFYFKRYLTRHMRTHTGEKPFTCSYCGKGFSHKVNMLSHIRTHTGVKPFSCSDCGKSFTQKPHMVSHMRTHTGEKPFTCSDCGKSFAQKRSFASHMRTHTGEKPFTCSDCGKSLAHKFNLASHLRTHSGEKPFTCSDCGKSFSQKANMVKHMRTHTGEKYFSCSDCGKSFAEKRSFASHLRTHTGEKPFTCSVCGKSFLQKGTLVSHMRTHTGEKPFTCSDCGKRLAHKFSLESHMRTHTGEKPFTCSDCGKSFNQKANMVKHMRTHTGEKRFSCSDCGKRFTQKAHLLKHMTTHTGQTF; encoded by the exons ATGGTGCAAACGTGTTGTGTTATCAACTGCCACAATCGTTCACGCGATCGCTTCGGGAATAAAAAGGATGGGGggagatttttctcatttccGACGTGGAAGCAAAGCCAAGGAGCTGTGATCTGTGAGCTAACAAAGAGACGCCGAATGGCCTGGATAGCAGCCGTGAGACGACCAAACATCACTTTCAACGCCATCACCCGAcacatgttggtgtgttcacGGCATTTTCACACTG ggaGACCTGCTaatgaaatggatgaaagcCATCCAGACTGGGCACCCTCATTACATCTCGGACACACGGAGGTGAAACCTGCAGATAACGAGAGACTACAGATAACATtgcacgaggaggaactttctccaacaagagaggagaacgagcgactacGACAACAACTGGAAGATGTTTGCAAGACTCAAGTTGTGTTGCACGTTGAAG acaccCAGCAGCTGGTTGGTCATCAAGAAGAATGTCCCCCTCAGCCACAGCGGAAGCAAAAgcctaaagaggaagaggaggagccacagctccctcacattaaagaagaagaagaagaagagccaGAGCCCACACACATTAAAAAAGAAGAGGAGTCAAAGCCCccctatgttaaagaggaagaactctcagtcactcaggagggagagtgtcttctagggccagaggaggctgatctctccagattgccactgactggtgtctctgtaaAGTCCGAAgatcatgaagacaaaccacagcttcatcatagtccaagtgaggagaagagagaggcggagccttcaagcagcagctcaacacaacacatgacaacagaagctgatggagaccactgtggaggatcacaagcagacaacctcttagctccactgtcagatagtgacgacataaATTCTCACTCTCCTGAAGATGAAGACAGGGACTACATCCAAGTATCtttgagcagcgatacagactgtgaaggtgatatgacGACTCACACTGACGacaaacactctgaatgctctaaaaagaagacaggtaaaaaaacttttaagtgctcagtttgtgataaaagattttattttaaacgttatttgactcgacacatgagaacacacacaggagaaaaaccttttacttgctcaTACTGCGGTAAAGGCTTTTCTCACAAAGTAAATATGTTATCACAcattagaacgcacacaggagttaaaccttttagttgctcagactgcggtAAAAGTTTCACACAAAAGCCACatatggtatcacacatgagaacacacacaggagaaaaaccttttacctgcTCAGACTGCGGTAAAAGTTTTGCACAAAAGAGAAGTTTCGCATCACATATGAGAACAcatacaggagaaaaaccttttacctgctcagactgtggtaaaagtTTAGCACACAAGTTTAATTTGGCATCACATTTGAGAACACATTCAGGAGAAAAGCCCTTTACCTGCTCAGACTGCGGTAAAAGCTTCAGTCAGAAAGCAAATATGGTcaaacacatgagaacacacacgggagaaaaatattttagttgctcagactgcggtAAAAGTTTTGCAGAAAAGAGAAGTTTTGCATCACATTTGAGAACAcatacaggagaaaaaccttttacctgcTCAGTCTGTGGTAAAAGTTTTTTACAAAAGGGAACTTTGGTATCAcatatgagaacacacacaggagaaaaaccttttacctgctcagactgtggtaaaaggTTAGCACACAAGTTTAGTTTggaatcacacatgagaacacacacaggagaaaaaccttttacctgctcagactgtggtaaaagctTCAATCAGAAAGCAAATATGGTcaaacacatgagaacacacaccggagaaaaacgttttagttgctcagactgtggtaaacgcttcactcaAAAAGCACATTTGCTAAAACACATGACGACACACACAGGACAGACGTTTTAG